A DNA window from Boseongicola sp. contains the following coding sequences:
- the ccmD gene encoding heme exporter protein CcmD encodes MPDLGRYAVEVGLAYGVSLGLLIAIVWLSVAQSRRVREALKEAEEHWSDG; translated from the coding sequence ATGCCTGACCTTGGAAGATATGCAGTTGAAGTCGGGTTGGCCTATGGTGTGTCGTTGGGCCTTTTGATTGCCATTGTCTGGCTGAGTGTCGCCCAGTCCCGTCGGGTCCGAGAGGCGCTGAAAGAGGCCGAGGAGCATTGGAGCGATGGCTAA
- a CDS encoding transcriptional regulator, with amino-acid sequence MSLWEYANPRRFMAVTDRVVGPAFAVSGVLLAVGLIWGFFGTPDDYRQGSTVKIIYLHVPSAMMAINIWVMMLVTSLVWLIRRHHVSALAAKAAAPVGIVMTLMALLTGAIWGQPMWGTFWAWDPRLTSFLILFLFYLGYVALWAAIEDPDTAADLTSILSLVGSVFAFLSRYAVNFWNQGLHQGASLSLDKEENISDVFWLPLLVCIAAFILLFVALVLMRTRTEIRKRRIHAITLRQRAA; translated from the coding sequence ATGTCGCTTTGGGAATATGCAAATCCTCGCCGTTTCATGGCTGTGACCGACCGGGTGGTTGGGCCGGCCTTTGCCGTGTCTGGCGTTTTGCTTGCGGTTGGTCTGATCTGGGGATTTTTCGGCACGCCGGACGATTACCGGCAGGGATCGACAGTGAAAATTATCTATCTGCATGTGCCCTCGGCCATGATGGCGATCAATATCTGGGTAATGATGCTGGTGACGTCGCTGGTCTGGCTGATCCGGCGGCATCACGTGTCAGCGCTGGCAGCTAAAGCTGCAGCCCCGGTGGGTATCGTCATGACATTGATGGCATTGCTGACTGGTGCGATCTGGGGGCAGCCCATGTGGGGCACGTTTTGGGCCTGGGACCCCCGTTTGACGTCGTTTCTGATCTTGTTCCTGTTCTATCTTGGATATGTTGCGCTTTGGGCGGCGATCGAGGACCCGGATACAGCGGCTGATCTGACAAGTATCTTGAGTCTGGTAGGTTCGGTCTTCGCATTTTTGTCACGCTATGCGGTGAATTTCTGGAACCAGGGACTGCATCAGGGTGCAAGTCTTTCGCTAGATAAAGAAGAGAATATTTCTGACGTTTTTTGGTTGCCTTTGCTGGTCTGCATCGCCGCTTTCATTCTTTTGTTCGTGGCGTTGGTGCTGATGCGGACTAGAACTGAAATCCGCAAACGCCGCATTCACGCAATCACCCTGAGACAGAGGGCTGCGTGA